Proteins from a genomic interval of Salmo salar chromosome ssa14, Ssal_v3.1, whole genome shotgun sequence:
- the lingo3b gene encoding leucine-rich repeat and immunoglobulin-like domain-containing nogo receptor-interacting protein 3 codes for MTGSPGTSGQSLSPWRWLSLWGPVLLLVTMTTLLPGCCQACPPRCECSAQIRSVLCQRRRLTGIPEGIPTETRLLDLSRNRLRWVEMGDLAPYPHLEEVDLSENLIATLEPNAFANLQSLRVLRLRANQLKLVPMGAFAKLVNLTTLDLSENKLVILLDYTFQDLRSLRHLEVGDNDLVYISHEAFSGLLGVEDLTIERCNLTSISGQTLSYLRSLVTLRLRQLSIPTLEDQNFRKLANLRGLEIDNWPYLEYISPLSFQGLDLYWLSITNSNITSVPSSSFRNLIHLTHLNLSYNPITTLEPWAFRDLLRLKELIMVNTGLATVEPHSLGGLRQIRVLNFSSNDLQTLEEGSFHSVNSLETLRVDGNPLLCDCRLLWILQRRKTLNFDGRVPVCAGPVEVQGNSLSTFTDSALFDHFTCQKPKIRNRKLQQVTAREGQPVSFLCSAVGEPAPNIMWISPQRRLITAKSNGRITVLPGGTLEIRYAQVTDSGTYMCIASNAGGNDTYFAMLTVRGAPLDASSAFFANRSMYGGEFFNDTNLNSTRVFLKFTLDLTTILVSTAMGCITFLGVVLFCFLLLFAWSRGRGQRKNNFTVETPFRKAEGPAAVGGAGGARKFNMKMI; via the exons ATGACTGGCTCCCCGGGCACCAGTGGGCAGTCCCTGTCGCCATGGCGGTGGCTGAGTCTCTGGGGGCCGGTCCTGCTGCTGGTTACCATGACAACCCTACTGCCAGGTTGTTGCCAGGCATGCCCTCCTCGGTGCGAGTGCTCAGCCCAAATCCGGTCCGTCTTGTGCCAGCGGCGGCGCCTCACCGGCATCCCAGAGGGCATCCCCACGGAAACTCGCCTCCTGGACCTCAGCCGGAACCGGCTCCGCTGGGTGGAGATGGGTGACCTGGCGCCATATCCGCACCTTGAAGAAGTGGACCTGAGTGAGAACCTCATTGCCACACTGGAGCCCAACGCGTTCGCCAACCTGCAGAGCCTCCGGGTGTTACGGCTGAGGGCGAACCAGTTGAAGCTTGTACCCATGGGGGCCTTCGCCAAGCTGGTCAACCTGACCACGCTGGACCTGAGTGAGAACAAGCTGGTGATTCTGTTGGACTACACCTTCCAGGACCTGAGGAGTCtaagacacctggaggtgggagACAACGACCTCGTCTACATCTCTCATGAG GCCTTCTCTGGCCTGCTAGGGGTGGAGGATCTGACCATTGAACGCTGCAACCTGACTTCCATCTCTGGCCAGACGCTGTCCTACCTACGCAGCCTGGTCACTTTGCGACTACGCCAGCTCAGCATCCCCACCCTGGAGGACCAGAACTTCCGCAAGCTGGCCAACCTGCGGGGACTGGAGATCGACAACTGGCCCTACCTGGAATACATCTCCCCCCTGAGCTTCCAGGGTCTGGACCTGTACTGGCTGTCCATCACCAACAGCAACATCACCTCCGTCCCCTCGTCCTCCTTCAGAAACCTGATCCACCTCACCCATCTCAACCTGTCCTACAACCCCATCACCACCCTGGAGCCTTGGGCATTCAGGGACCTGCTGAGGCTCAAAGAGCTGATCATGGTGAACACGGGCCTGGCTACAGTGGAGCCCCACTCCCTGGGAGGCCTCAGACAGATCCGGGTCCTCAACTTCTCCTCCAATGACCTCCAGACCCTGGAGGAGGGATCGTTCCACTCTGTCAACAGCCTGGAGACGCTGCGGGTGGATGGGAACCCGCTGCTGTGTGACTGCCGTTTGTTGTGGATCCTGCAGAGACGCAAGACCCTCAACTTTGACGGCAGGGTGCCTGTGTGCGCTGGGCCGGTGGAGGTGCAGGGGAACAGCCTCAGCACCTTCACCGACTCAGCGCTCTTTGATCACTTCACCTGCCAGAAGCCCAAGATACGCAACCGCAAGCTTCAACAG GTGACGGCTCGTGAGGGCCAGCCAGTGAGTTTCCTCTGCAGTGCCGTGGGAGAGCCTGCCCCTAACATCATGTGGATCTCCCCTCAGCGCCGACTAATCACAGCCAAGAGCAATGGCCGCATCACCGTCCTCCCAGGAGGGACGTTGGAGATCCGCTATGCCCAGGTCACCGACAGCGGCACCTACATGTGCATCGCCAGCAATGCTGGGGGCAATGACACTTACTTCGCGATGCTCACGGTCCGGGGTGCGCCGCTGGATGCCTCATCGGCCTTCTTCGCCAACCGCTCTATGTACGGCGGCGAGTTCTTCAACGACACAAACCTGAATAGCACTCGCGTCTTCCTCAAGTTCACCCTGGACCTGACCACCATCCTGGTCTCCACAGCGATGGGCTGCATCACCTTCCTGGGCGTGGTGCTCTTCTGTTTCCTGTTGTTGTTTGCATGGAGCCGGGGGCGGGGCCAGCGTAAGAACAACTTCACCGTCGAGACCCCTTTCCGGAAGGCCGAGGGGCCGGCGGCGGTGGGTGGCGCCGGAGGGGCCCGGAAATTCAACATGAAGATGATATGA